A genomic stretch from Setaria viridis chromosome 1, Setaria_viridis_v4.0, whole genome shotgun sequence includes:
- the LOC117856148 gene encoding uncharacterized protein, giving the protein MAVAIATDLAVGSSSVINATCMALKPLQPYDYCVGVLSADPVAATATDVRGVAAAAVNITTVKAASTLRVISYLIDELTTCHGYYTNMVKSLADVLIDFDAGRFKNASLEISANATGVPMDCDVLLFEGNAHKDPITQENGENDLLARLASAIIDLLIMFSSHNKSAVLAFQPTYKLKRTSPILLAVDIAPALAVGSSSVINATCAALKPLQPYDYCVGVLSADPAAAAATDVRGVAAAAVNITAVKVASTLRVISYLVDEFTTCRGYYTNMLQSLADARVDFGAGRFENASFGISANASARPMDCDILLFEGNAHKDPFTKENGENDSLVRLAGAIIDLLTSK; this is encoded by the exons ATGGCCGTAGCCATCGCTACCGACCTTgccgtcggcagctcgtccgtCATCAACGCGACGTGCATGGCGCTCAAGCCCCTGCAGCCCTACGACTACTGCGTGGGCGTGCTCTCCGCCGACCCGGTCGCCGCCACTGCCACGGACGTccgcggggtggcggcggccgcggtgaaCATCACCACGGTCAAGGCCGCGTCCACGCTGCGCGTCATCAGCTACCTCATCGACGAGCTTACCACCTGCCACGGGTACTACACCAACATGGTGAAGTCGCTGGCGGACGTCCTCATCGACTTCGACGCTGGGCGATTCAAGAATGCATCGCTCGAGATATCGGCCAATGCCACCGGTGTGCCGATGGACTGCGATGTACTGTTGTTTGAGGGGAACGCCCATAAGGATCCAATTACACAGGAGAATGGTGAGAACGACCTCCTGGCCCGCCTAGCAAGTGCCATCATAGATCTGCTGATAA tgttttcctctcacaacaaatcagctgttttagcttttcaaccgacttataagctgaagcgaacaagtcCAATACTCCTCGCCGTAGACATCGCTCCCGCCCTCgccgtcggcagctcgtccgtCATCAACGCGACGTGCGCGGCGCTCAAACCCCTGCAGCCCTACGACTACTGCGTGGGCGTGCTCtccgccgacccggccgccgctgccgccacggaCGTccgcggggtggcggcggccgcggtgaaCATCACCGCGGTCAAGGTCGCGTCCACGCTGCGCGTCATCAGCTACCTCGTCGACGAGTTCACCACCTGCCGCGGGTACTACACTAACATGCTGCAGTCTCTGGCGGACGCCCGCGTCGACTTCGGCGCTGGACGGTTCGAGAACGCGTCGTTCGGGATATCGGCCAATGCCTCCGCTCGGCCGATGGACTGCGATATACTGCTGTTTGAGGGGAACGCCCATAAGGATCCGTTCACCAAGGAGAACGGGGAGAACGACAGCTTGGTCCGCCTAGCAGGTGCCATCATAGATCTGCTGACGAGTAAGTAA
- the LOC117856157 gene encoding probable pectinesterase 8 produces the protein MIRAGVAAALVLLLCQLSPTASTACLLPPSFPPPETSSTAVFCVDKSGCCNYTTVQAAVDAIPDNSQKRTIVWINAGIYVEKVTLKKPNVTFQVQGMKATTIVWNDTANFAKGTRNSASVHIDAPGFVAKNISFHNAAPAPKPGTEGAQAVAIRISGDKAAFSGCGFFGAQDTLLDEQHRHYFKECFIEGSVDFIFGDGRSLYENSTLNSVAEELPQGQHSINGAITAQARQFPENNTGFSFVGCTIQGTGWILLGRAWQAYSRVVFAYTYMPGIVASAGWDNWGDERRNRTVFYGEHGCLGDGANVAGRVAYARSVDDSQVRPFLDASYIDGEEWLKPFDDALIA, from the exons ATGATCCGTGCAGGCGTAGCTGCTGCActcgtgctcctcctctgcCAGCTCTCGCCAACAGCCAGCACGGCGTGTCTCCTCCCACCAAGCTTCCCGCCGCCCGAGACGAGCTCCACGGCGGTCTTCTGCGTCGACAAGAGCGGCTGCTGCAACTACACAACAGTGCAGGCAGCTGTCGACGCTATTCCCGACAACAGCCAGAAGAGGACCATCGTGTGGATCAACGCCGGCATCTACGT GGAGAAGGTGACACTGAAGAAGCCCAACGTCACGTTCCAGGTCCAAGGCATGAAGGCCACCACGATCGTATGGAACGACACGGCGAACTTTGCAAAAGGCACTCGCAATAGCGCATCTGTCCATATCGATGCACCAGGCTTCGTTGCAAAGAACATAAGCTT TCATAATGCAGCACCAGCTCCGAAACCTGGAACTGAAGGTGCACAAGCGGTTGCCATAAGGATCAGCGGTGACAAGGCAGCTTTCAGCGGCTGCGGCTTCTTCGGCGCTCAAGACACTCTTCTTGACGAACAGCACCGACACTACTTCAAAGAGTGCTTCATCGAAGGAAGCGTTGACTTCattttcggggatggacgaTCCTTATACGAG AACTCCACGCTCAACAGCGTCGCGGAAGAATTGCCCCAAGGCCAGCACTCCATCAATGGCGCAATCACCGCACAGGCTCGCCAATTTCCAGAGAACAACACCGGGTTTTCCTTCGTCGGCTGCACAATCCAAGGAACAGGCTGGATCCTGCTCGGAAGGGCGTGGCAAGCCTACTCTCGCGTCGTCTTCGCGTATACCTACATGCCGGGCATCGTGGCATCAGCGGGATGGGACAACTGGGGCGATGAGAGAAGAAACAG AACCGTCTTCTACGGCGAGCATGGATGTCTCGGAGACGGCGCGAACGTGGCGGGCAGGGTGGCCTATGCCCGGAGCGTCGACGACTCGCAAGTTCGCCCATTCCTCGACGCCTCGTACATCGACGGAGAAGAGTGGCTCAAGCCGTTCGATGATGCGCTGATCGCCTGA
- the LOC117833419 gene encoding dolichyl pyrophosphate Glc1Man9GlcNAc2 alpha-1,3-glucosyltransferase codes for MAASTSPPVAAAAAAAWAFAVATCVKLLLVPTYRSTDFDVHRYWLALTHALPARQWYTDTSSQWTLDYPPFFAYFSRLLSLPAPLVDATLVSVPVPDSPPFAHLLYLRLTVAFSDLLLLGSVLLLARDARRRQRPFLALALVLWSPALLAVDHVHFQYNGFLMGLLLLSLYFLEQGWDLAGGMVFASLLCSKHLFLVAAPVYFMYLFRHYCCGRGVVKGLGRLVLMGAGVAAVFAAAFAPFVYYGQIQQLFSRLFPFGRGLCHAYWAPNFWVFYIIFDKILAFLLRRLGFNIAIPEASFTGGLVGDSSPFAVLPKVTPITTFLMVILAMTPCLVKAFSNPQPKHIIRWVSYACTCGFMFGWHVHEKASLHFTIPLALIAMDNLHDARHYFFLSIVSCYSLFPLLFENQEYLIKVMLLLTYAALMWVGFTSHFAANSDQEGKKVNRSGSTVKKNSFIGWIGLSYLLGIAAIELWSQVFHHLVLGDRLPFLPLIMVSFYCGVGMMYSWLWQLVYIVRHT; via the exons ATGGCCgccagcacctcgccgccggtggcggcggcggcggcggcggcctgggccTTCGCCGTCGCGACCTGCGTCAAGCTCCTCCTGGTCCCCACCTACCGCTCCACCGACTTCGACGTCCACCGCTACTGGCTCGCCCTCACGCACGCGCTCCCCGCGCGGCAGTGGTACACCGACACCTCCTCCCAGTGGACGCTCGACTACCCGCCCTTCTTCGCCTACTTCTcccgcctcctctccctccccgcgccgctcgTCGACGCCACCCTCGTCTCGGTCCCCGTGCCCGACTCCCCGCCCTTCGCGCACCTCCTCTACCTCCGCCTCACCGTCGCTTTCtccgatctcctcctcctcgggtcCGTCCTCTTACTGGCGAGGGACGCGCGTCGGAGGCAGCGGCCGTTCCTCGCTCTCGCACTCGTCCTGTGGTCGCCGGCGCTGCTCGCCGTCGACCACGTCCACTTCCAGTACAATGGATTCctcatggggctgctgctgctatcGCTGTACTTTCTCGAGCAGGGGTGGGATCTTGCCGGGGGAATGGTGTTCGCTTCGTTGCTGTGCTCGAAGCACCTGTTCCTCGTCGCTGCGCCGGTGTACTTTATGTATTTGTTCCGACATTATTGCTGTGGCCGAGGTGTCGTGAAGGGGTTAGGAAGGCTGGTGTTGATGGGTGCTGGAGTGGCTGCTGTTTTTGCCGCAGCATTTGCACCCTTCGTGTACTATGGACAG ATTCAACAACTCTTTAGCCGATTGTTTCCCTTTGGTCGAGGCCTATGCCATGCTTACTGGGCCCCAAACTTTTGGGTATTCTATATAATATTTGACAAGATCCTTGCATTTCTTCTTAGAAGATTAGGCTTCAATATTGCCATACCTGAAGCTTCATTTACCGGGGGGCTTGTTGGTGATTCATCTCCTTTCGCTGTTCTTCCCAAG GTCACTCCAATTACTACATTCTTAATGGTCATTCTTGCCATGACTCCTTGTCTTGTCAAAGCATTCTCTAATCCCCAACCAAAGCATATTATTAGATGGGTCTCATATGCTTGCACATGTGGATTTATGTTTGGATGGCATGTACATGAGAAAGCATCACTTCATTTCACCATTCCGCTTGCCCTAATTGCCATGGATAACTTGCACGATGCCAGGCATTACTTTTTTCTGTCCATAG TTTCATGCTACTCTCTGTTCCCGCTGCTGTTTGAGAACCAAGAGTACCTGATAAAGGTGATGCTGCTGTTGACCTATGCTGCCCTCATGTGGGTAGGTTTTACGTCCCATTTTGCTGCAAACTCTGACCAGGAAGGAAAGAAAGTAAATCGGTCAGGCAGTACAGTGAAGAAGAATAGCTTCATTGGATGGATTGGTTTAAGCTATCTTTTGGGAATTGCAGCTATAGAACTGTGGTCTCAAGTATTTCACCATCTTGTATTAGGTGATAGACTCCCCTTCCTACCTCTCATTATGGTGTCATTCTATTGTGGTGTTGGAATGATGTACTCCTGGTTGTGGCAGCTCGTATATATAGTCAGACATACATGA